The Aedes albopictus strain Foshan chromosome 2, AalbF5, whole genome shotgun sequence region CtatactcattcgaagagggtattcttcttagagggttcgaaaagtcggtacaagaccatTCATGAAACTAGATGCATTAAGAACAGTATAAACCCCAGTTGTGGGTGGTTGACCAGCTACACTAGTACAACTACCATTACAATCATCTATGACGGACACTTCCAAACAAAATAAAAGTTTGTTTTGATCTCTCTTCTTTCGATGGCGAGCGCATCTGCGCACAAGGCAGGCAGGGACCAATCGCTTGAGATGACGTGAGATGGCATGAGAAATCGCCACCTTCAGGGGAGTAGCACGAACTAATAATGAAATATCCGTTttataatatttattttattcaaaTCATTGAGGATCGCATTATACTACTGCTGAATGCTTAACAAAAACGGGAatgaaaatatttactgattgaAATCGTGCTTCTATACCTTTTTCTTATCGAAAAATTCAAGAATAATCATGCATTTTTGGGATTTTATGCATGAAAGAAGTGCGGTAAATTTCGCAACACTGGCGGGAAATGTCATTaactgcaatattttttgtttacGTTTCAGGACACAACAAACAGTTTAGTTGTGATTATAAGGTGATAACGCACGGTCGTCCAGTTGAGCATTCCACGCTGTTTCAAAATACAAACGATTAATTAAACTGTTTGTTCAGTTCATTTCAGTGACACAGAGTAGGTAGGTACATGTTCTTGAGCAATGTCACTCATTCAGTATTCGTCCGCATGTCGGCTGTGCTTGGGAAGCAATACCACCTTCTACGAGATATTCAGCAACAGAGCCATTGAGGAGAAGATTCGCAACGTCTTCAAGTTTACAGTAAGCTGATATTCGCAGAAATCTTTGAGATCAAATTGATGCAAATCTCTTCCTTCCAGGTGAAGAACAACTACCGACTGTCGCACCTGATTTGTTTGACCTGCCACGAAAGCTTGATCCGGTTTGATGAATTCGTGAATCGCGTCGGTTACAATCAGCAGTTTTTGGAACGCATTCAGTTCGATGGCCTCCATGCAACAGTTCCGCTGAATACGGTGGAAGCAGGCCATGGTACGGTTCACATTGCACTGAAACTACCGGAGGAACCACCGCAGCAGCCTGGCTCGGAGTGCGGTGAAATCGTCGAAGCAGGCGCTGCCCGTTCTTCGGATGTTCGGAAACCGAAAAAGAAGAAAACGCCCAAGAACAAGGGGGATGAATTGATCAGGTGAGTTGTTGAAATACTAACAGAGGGTTTCTTACAGCTTTGGTAGTTAAGCAGACCGCTGAGTAGGCGATGTGTTAAGAAAGATCATTATTAGTACATATAACTGTCGAGGAGAGAAACACCATCAATCTGGCCGGTGCAGGTGAAAAGAAAAAGCTCGTCTTAAACGGGAGCTGCCGTAGCGACAGATACGATCTGACGGGTCCAGcggaaatttaccaaaaaaaggAGCTTGCCTTAGAAGGGAGCTAGGCTAGGAGCTAGGTGCTGAAGCGATGGATTCGATCCATTGGGTCCAGGGAAAGAATGCTTACCTAAGGctagaattctagaaagaatgctTACCTAACCGATGGGGCAACTTCGAACTGTCGGGTCCGGTAGTTGTAGAAAGCTCGCCTTTTGAAGGGAGCTGCTAAAGCGACAGATTACAGCATAATATCTTCAGTGAAATTATTCATAAGATGGTGGAAAATTTATTTCTGGAATGGATCACTATTTAAGTGACCAAAACGATGCTGTAAAGATTACATATGACCGCGATTTCCGAGCGCAATTTCAATTGTGGATTAGATTACTTTAACTGATATCTTGATCATGAATAAAAATgtgaagatggtgtctttggtgATGTTGTTGCGATTCATCCATTGATTTCCACCAAGATTCGTCTCGAAATTCCACATGAtaatattctagaaattcctccgaagacttgtgtcatattttttttcagaagaataggcatttttctcgggatttcatccgggattccccCTTGAATTTTCTGGTTCATCCCCGAAGACTGCTTCGGACATGCTTACAATTGATTAAGAAATACATACTTACAATGatatcttcaggaagttcttccggttttttttatcgcttcaagcattccttcaggaataccgacACGGATTCCTTAataaaatccttgaaggactatGTCATGAAGTCTTTCAAGGAAGTCATCCAATGAACCTTAACaaagttttccaaggatttttgcaAGAGCTTCTCATGGAAAACAtattcgatgaatttctgagatcatgcttggagccattcctgaatgaatctttgggcGATTTTCGAAAGGTattttggtggaattcccgatggaatccttgtagaaattcgtgctggaatttttggaggagttggaggagtttctaaaggaatgcttggagaattttctagataaattctaagCTGCATTCGGAAAGATTTCGGTTGATTTTGGAATgtattgtacaaaaaaaaacttcatttaaTTTAGCATTACATGTGAACAGAACCCAGGATCGTTttagtaaacaaacatgttttagtTTCGGTAGATTCATCTAGGCTTTTTCACACGTTAGGCTAGGATGCTAGAAGTACTACGAGGAATTACgtgaaggattcttgaagaaaatatgaaaacaaaaggatttttagaagaattgaATGCTAGGAATGCTAggattatttctcaaagaaatcaatcTCAAATTCTTGGGtgcaaatcaaaaaaaaatgcttaaaagaATTCCTATGCAGATATATAGATTGCCTCGGTGAAAAATTCTGCAGGAGGCCTTGGGGGCATTTCTGTAGGACTTCCCGAGCAAATTTGtacaggaatccttacaggatgaATATGTTCATCTCTGTAGGTTTATCTGAgggaaaactttcagaaatttttggaggaatcagtgTAACggagcttgaaaaaaatcttgaagaaaaagaataaattcttactggaatttctcGAAGTGTTATTGAACGAGTTATGACAGaggacttgaaaaaaaaaccgccaaaaaatctTCGGACTATTTCCTACAGCAATAattgtggaatttctgtagaaacccctGCAGGTATAGCTAAAGAAATACTTGAACAGTTTCCTAAAAGGACTTTTAGAAAACCCGTTTGAGGCATTGCAATAAGAAtgttcgaagaaatttctagaaacaatctggaaagaattcctgaaagacgtctcttgggaatatctgaagggatcATGCGAGGAAGGCCCAAAAGAATCATTTGtgaaaatctttaagaaactcttcaTGGAATTCTTGAGAATATTACTGAAGAATATCCttcaaagaaacttttgaaaaaaatcttggagaaaatttGTAGATAAGTCCTTCAAGTAGAAGTATTCAAGTATTcttagatgaatcgtaaaagataaaaaaataaaattcctctctttgaaattttttttagaagttttgtgAAGGAAATCTGGACAAAATTGGTGGAATTTCAGTTTCATTGAAGGAAAATCTGTGAGAATACTTAATAGCATTCTTacattttctttttaattttaatttcagaagtattcattggaggaatttctgaatccttGATAGGCTTATTTCAGAGGGATATCTAAAGCATTTCTAGCAAAAAACAATCAAagcattctctggaggaattccttggaggactttttgtgggaaacttcgaaaaaatattGCATTAGTAATCATAGAAAAACATGAAGAAATCGTTGCATGACAGAATTCTCGAAGgacttgtacaaaattatttttaaaatatctaGGGAAATTATGtatgaaatttctaatgaaatgcttggagaattgCTTTTAAGAAGTGACATCGCAAGAAGATTTATGCTCATCGgaacagtaatgttccgattgtATCACGCCCTCTTCGCGTCAATCCTTCATTATTtattcatttgctgttacatgagagcaagtgtttcccctcttcttcatgatgaatgttgaaggcgtgttCTGCAACGTTAAAcataggctgagtgtaccagttatcgccatagtgtttCCCTATTTGGTCATAGTAGTTATTTAagataatttaaaattttgcatcatttcaagagttttaacAGCAAGATATATTTCAATCCTTGCTACTAAAACTTTCATAATAGGTCAAAGTttgaaaactttctaaatttcgactatggccaaatagagaaccactatggcgataactggtacacttaccctacataTTTAATAAGCGtacagattttgtagaatatataAAAGCATTTTTTGAAagaggcgtgataaaatcggaacaacactgtagtaataaatttttggaggaatttctacaggcatctttgaaggaattccttcaaaaatttgaaaaaaaggttTGGTAGAACTCCTAAAATGatctttggaaaaatctcaaaagtaattctgggaagaatccttggagaaatttaaaaaaaaaagatccttgaagaaattctaaaataatctttggaatctttggataattttcaagagattttttggaagacatgcttaagaaatccctaaaaaaaaccagaaattcttgaagcgatgcctgaagaattcccgatggattTCCTCTATAAAATCTTAGCCCTAATCATTTAGAGGATGCTTCTAGAcattctaacagaattcctgaagaaagtggcaaaacaatggtatcctcaaaggaatcctaggagaaaattatttgattttttttttaagatatgagcttttttttattatcgttcaaattgggccgaagggtctcagattttcatcaaaatttttcCACATGCTGGACTTATGAATATGTGAacaaacaaaaattagaaaaattcagggtcgctattttcccggaaaactcaagcAGAAATTCTTTGtttctcctgacactacttactttgaaaaatcataactcaagaacgaagcatcgtagaaacaaagttttttttagaaaatgaaagcacattttcccagaaataaaaaaaaaaatatgaactggtaaAAGTTTCccgcaaaattttccacagttgagaaaatttgtaaagaaaaacaACGCCCGAACccgtgaaaaaatttcaaataattttttttgagaaggttatttcataagctttaatcgctgaaatttttggaatgcacttttttttctttcttgagttatggtcaattttgtgaaaaataaccatgtacgcatatacgatatggtcatttttcacataattggccataactcaagaacgaaaaacaagtgcattcgaaaaatttcttcaaaaagcttATAAAACTacctttttaaaaatatttttttgaaaattttccgcgagttcgggcatagtttttccggcttttctttatgaatttcctcaacggtggaaaattttgtggaaaactttttccttttcatatttttttttttggatttcggaGAAAAttagctttcattttctaaaaaaaaactttgtttctaagaTACTTCGTTCTTGATgaaacatttggacatttttcaacaaaattggccataactcaaaaacgaataaaagtgcattccaaacatttcagcgattaaagcttatgggtgattcggagaaatttgtggaggaatcattAATAAATTCTGGCGAAATTATTGACTAAGATGCTTGATGGAAAAGTTTAAAAactatttttcaaaaggtttctcgaAATAATTTTGAAGAAGTCTTATCAAAAATCTCAATATAAATTATAagaagagtttctagaggaatgttagcaaaactttctgaatgaatcctcgaagaaactctTAGAGCAAATGGGtattaaagaaatctttgaaagaatttcagaaggatttttagaaacaatttctatagattttcttagtggaacttctgtagaaatcctagtataaattcttgaattattATGCAATGaatactttggaaatttcctggaagaattctagcatGCATTtattagtaaaaccttagagaaagtccttgaagacattttttctaaaaaatcgttgcagtaattcttgaaggaatccttggtggcatttctaaagaagtccttggaaaaaatcttaataaattttgaaaagaataCCAAGATGAGTGATGAATGCTGAAGGAAATGTCAagataaatccttggaaaaatacctgaaagagCTATGTGagggaataattgaaaaaaaatatttggagaaatgcttgactttTGTAAAAATCATTAATAGAATGTTTGGAGGATCTACTGAATGAAACCacggagaaatgtttgaagaaattagaAGGACTACTCTTCCTTTGGCGGAATTCTGACGTAATTTATTGGAAGTATATCTGGTTTCGAAGGAATCATTAGAGATTTTTTGtagtaattctttctggaatttcctaaaaattctTTGACTGATCTTCTAGATGTATCCTCATAGATATTATTTATATAATTCTTGGTAGACTTCTTGAACAAATAAttcgagaaatacttgatgaagcctttgcaacggccaaaatgtttgggataggcaaaaaagttcaacaagctctaGCTTTTCTGGGAATAGATCAAAATTTAtggaattttgactgtttgtcaacctattatatgtgcatcattgatacaagtTTGGGCTAGATTGGTTGATTTTtgtgaagctagaaccgttttcgtaaaacactatttaaggcaactaatttttgaactgtcaatcCTCTGAAACTAATGaatcgaatttaatgaaattttaagcAATCATCCAGGTAACAAGTAGGCATGTAAACAAGCTGTATTTCAGCATTATATCTACAATCTATCTGCTTACTGCTCTAACAATGcctctttttcaataaaagagTGATGAAAGAAGAAAAGAGAGAAAATGTAGCGGGAGAAGAGTGTGAAATTGTGATCATATATTTGCTCCCTTTTTAGAGAGCCAAAAAAGCATTCAATCAGCCATATAttaggccaaaacctgcatttaagcagcACATCAGGCGCATTTACGGTTGATTTTCATTGGTGACTTGTTGTAAGACAAATTTTAAACAGTACTACAACCAACTTTTCTAATGAACGTTTTCCTTACTTCTCCCATTTAGGCAAAACATGACCCTGTACTGCGACATTTGTGGCGAACGGTCGCAATGTTTCGAAGATTACTCGGCGCTGCAGAAACACTTCAAGGACAAGCATGAAACTCGCGGCTACGTCATGTGCTGCGAGAAGAAGTTCATCCGTAAGGACCGGCTACTGGACCACATTCGGCTCCATCTGGATCCGGACGCGTTCAAGTGCGCCGAATGTGATCACCGTAGCAAGAGCGCAGTGCTGCTGGATATCCACCGGCGGCAGCACAATGCCAACGGCCATCGGTACGTTTGCCACGTGTGCGACAAAACGTTCGTGACCAAGGGGCAGCTGTACAACCACATGCCGAAGCACGGTATCAAACGGTACGCCTGTGATGTGTGCGGGAAAGGGTAAGTCTTGAAAAGTCAATCTAACAAGAATTCTAATTTACTGAGTATATGTAAAAATCCCAGGTTTGGCCACAAATTCAGTATGACGAAGCATCGCATAATGCACGACGTACCGGACAAATTTATCTGTGATATTTGCGCCAAGCCGCTGGCCACGGAAGACAGCTTGAAGGCGCACATCCGCGCTCACAGTGACAAATCGTACAACAAAGTGCAGTGTAACTTCTGCGCCAAGTGGTTCAAAAATGAGGAAACCCTGCGATCGCACCAAAACGCACGGCACAAGGACCAGCGGGAACATCGATGCGAACAGTGCGACAAGCTTTATCCCACCGGAAGTGCCCTGCTGGAGCACGTCCGGATGGTGCACCGAAAGGAACCAAACTTTGGCTGTGAGCATTGCGATAAGAAGTTCTACAAACGGGCGATGTTGAAGGTAGGTTGAGCAACATTCCCTGAAtgcccgacatccgcatgaacctGCGCAGGCGCAGCGGTTCATGCGATCCATCGTGAGCATACGAATTGTGTCATCACTGTCTCCCGTTTCCTCACATTATCGACCAGCATTTTGACGTACCAGACGTCATTCTCGCTTCAAAATAGAAGATTACCAAAACACATACACACAGATTCAGAAGATGTCTGCTGTTTCcaagcagttatctcattggttccttgtgcaagtGTAGCTGATCTGACGATGCTGACGTAGCAACTACGGACggccaatcaagctcaagctcaagagtTAACTCACCCCTATTGTTTTCCTCTTCTCGCAGGAACACGTCAAAAGATCGCACAGTGGGCCCACTCCGAAGGCTCTATTCCAGTGTGAGTTTTGCGACAAGGAGTACCTGCACAGCAACAACTATTTCTTCCACCGGAAGAAGGCTCACCCGGCGGAGTATGCCCAGCTGCGGCACGATCGAGAGCAGCAGCGGGATGGATTGGTGCAGGTCCAGGATGGGGCGGGAAGTACGCCGACGACATCCGGTCAATAGACAATCgttattttttattcttttactAAACTTGAGTTCGTAAAAATTTACGTGAAATG contains the following coding sequences:
- the LOC109407735 gene encoding zinc finger protein 883-like, which codes for MSLIQYSSACRLCLGSNTTFYEIFSNRAIEEKIRNVFKFTVKNNYRLSHLICLTCHESLIRFDEFVNRVGYNQQFLERIQFDGLHATVPLNTVEAGHGTVHIALKLPEEPPQQPGSECGEIVEAGAARSSDVRKPKKKKTPKNKGDELIRQNMTLYCDICGERSQCFEDYSALQKHFKDKHETRGYVMCCEKKFIRKDRLLDHIRLHLDPDAFKCAECDHRSKSAVLLDIHRRQHNANGHRYVCHVCDKTFVTKGQLYNHMPKHGIKRYACDVCGKGFGHKFSMTKHRIMHDVPDKFICDICAKPLATEDSLKAHIRAHSDKSYNKVQCNFCAKWFKNEETLRSHQNARHKDQREHRCEQCDKLYPTGSALLEHVRMVHRKEPNFGCEHCDKKFYKRAMLKEHVKRSHSGPTPKALFQCEFCDKEYLHSNNYFFHRKKAHPAEYAQLRHDREQQRDGLVQVQDGAGSTPTTSGQ